The following proteins are encoded in a genomic region of Haloarcula marina:
- a CDS encoding aldo/keto reductase yields MEYTTLGSTGIEVSKICLGCMSFGSGREWMLDEKEGAKLVERAIDLGVNFFDTANVYSAGESEEILGDVLSEYDRDEQVVATKVRFPGASDHRNARGLSRKTIEQELSNSLDRLGMDTVDLYQIHRWDYDTPIETTLRALDDAVRRGQVRHIGASSMWAHQFQHALHVSDREGLARFETMQDLYHLAYREEEREMYPLCDRENVGVLPWSPLGAGYLTRPHEEFKATTRGVHETETAEVPYAEGPGSQEINERVQELAADHGVTMAQIALAWQFQNDNVTAPIVGTSSIEHLEAAVEALEVDLSASDVAYLEEPYEPVEVYGHE; encoded by the coding sequence ATGGAGTACACCACACTGGGTTCGACCGGTATCGAAGTCAGCAAAATCTGTCTGGGCTGTATGAGCTTCGGGAGCGGCCGCGAGTGGATGCTGGACGAAAAGGAGGGTGCGAAACTCGTCGAGCGGGCCATCGACCTCGGCGTGAACTTCTTCGACACCGCCAACGTCTACTCGGCGGGTGAGAGCGAGGAGATTCTCGGCGACGTGCTCTCGGAGTACGACCGGGACGAGCAGGTCGTCGCCACCAAGGTCCGGTTCCCCGGCGCGAGCGACCACCGGAACGCGCGGGGCCTCTCGCGGAAGACCATCGAGCAGGAACTGTCGAACTCGCTGGACCGTCTGGGGATGGACACCGTCGACCTCTACCAGATTCACCGCTGGGACTACGACACCCCCATCGAGACGACGCTCCGGGCGCTCGACGACGCCGTCCGCCGCGGGCAGGTCCGCCACATCGGCGCGTCTTCGATGTGGGCACACCAGTTCCAGCACGCCCTGCACGTCAGCGACCGCGAGGGACTCGCGCGCTTCGAGACGATGCAGGACCTCTACCACCTCGCCTATCGGGAGGAGGAACGCGAGATGTACCCGCTCTGCGACCGCGAGAACGTCGGCGTCCTGCCGTGGAGTCCGCTCGGCGCGGGCTATCTCACGCGGCCACACGAGGAGTTCAAGGCGACGACCCGCGGCGTCCACGAGACGGAGACCGCCGAAGTCCCCTACGCGGAGGGGCCGGGCAGTCAGGAGATAAACGAGCGCGTGCAGGAACTGGCGGCCGACCACGGCGTGACGATGGCTCAAATCGCGCTCGCGTGGCAGTTCCAGAACGACAACGTCACCGCACCTATCGTCGGCACGTCCAGCATCGAGCATCTGGAGGCCGCCGTCGAGGCGCTGGAGGTCGACCTCTCGGCGTCGGACGTGGCGTACCTGGAGGAGCCGTACGAGCCTGTCGAAGTGTACGGGCACGAGTAG
- a CDS encoding PhzF family phenazine biosynthesis protein: MPSPFHIVDVFARERYAGNQLAVVTDAAGRSAERMQAIAAEMDYSETTFVTGPPEDGAWPVRIFTPNAEIPFAGHPTLGTAHVVREHLADGRPETVTLALDVGEIPVDVRTADTETTLWMTQRAPEFGDRLDHASLAEVLGLPRAALDDDWPVQVVSTGLSTVVVPLRDREGLTAIDLDRAAYDRVTGDRDAKNVLAFCPDPRDAAHDFAARVFAPFYDVPEDPATGSSNGCLAAYLARHEYGDGPTVDARVEQGYEMGRPSLLHLRADASDEAVHVEVGGSVVPVARGELVSR, translated from the coding sequence ATGCCCTCCCCCTTCCACATCGTCGACGTGTTCGCCCGCGAGCGCTACGCCGGGAACCAGTTGGCCGTCGTCACCGACGCCGCTGGCCGCTCGGCCGAGCGGATGCAGGCCATCGCAGCGGAGATGGACTACTCCGAGACGACGTTCGTCACCGGACCGCCCGAGGACGGCGCGTGGCCGGTCCGCATCTTCACCCCGAACGCCGAGATTCCGTTTGCGGGGCACCCGACGCTGGGGACCGCACACGTCGTTCGGGAGCACCTCGCCGACGGCCGTCCCGAGACGGTGACGCTCGCGCTCGACGTCGGCGAGATTCCGGTCGACGTGCGGACCGCCGACACCGAGACGACGCTGTGGATGACCCAGCGCGCCCCCGAGTTCGGCGACAGACTCGACCACGCGTCGCTCGCCGAGGTCCTTGGACTACCGCGGGCCGCCCTCGACGACGACTGGCCGGTACAGGTCGTCTCGACCGGCCTATCGACCGTCGTCGTCCCGCTTCGGGACCGCGAGGGGCTGACGGCCATCGACCTCGACCGCGCGGCGTACGACCGGGTGACCGGCGACCGGGACGCCAAGAACGTGCTGGCGTTCTGTCCGGACCCCCGCGACGCCGCCCACGACTTCGCCGCCCGCGTGTTCGCGCCGTTCTACGACGTGCCAGAGGACCCCGCCACAGGCTCCTCGAACGGCTGTCTCGCGGCCTACCTCGCCCGCCACGAGTACGGCGACGGCCCGACCGTCGACGCCCGCGTCGAACAGGGCTACGAGATGGGGCGGCCCTCGCTGTTGCACCTGCGGGCCGACGCGAGCGACGAGGCGGTCCACGTCGAAGTCGGCGGTAGCGTCGTCCCCGTCGCCCGCGGCGAGTTGGTGTCGCGGTAG
- a CDS encoding VOC family protein yields MELAHAAICVSDVERAMAFYETLGFEETHRFTLDGVQNIYLGRDGDADIQLRYDADRTTPIAPSRADVDHIAFTVDDVDETFETAIEAGGTAVLEPTAIEPADAYAAFVEDPEGYTLEFYRSQ; encoded by the coding sequence ATGGAACTCGCACACGCCGCCATCTGCGTCTCGGACGTAGAGCGCGCGATGGCCTTCTACGAGACGCTCGGCTTCGAAGAGACCCACCGCTTCACGCTCGACGGCGTACAGAACATCTATCTCGGACGCGACGGCGACGCCGACATCCAACTGCGCTACGACGCCGACCGGACGACGCCCATCGCGCCGTCGCGGGCCGACGTTGACCACATCGCGTTCACCGTCGACGACGTCGACGAGACGTTCGAGACGGCCATCGAAGCGGGCGGGACGGCAGTCCTCGAACCGACGGCAATCGAACCGGCCGACGCCTACGCCGCGTTCGTCGAGGACCCCGAAGGCTACACGCTGGAGTTCTACCGCTCCCAGTAA
- the ilvA gene encoding threonine ammonia-lyase has protein sequence MLSFEDVLAAQDRVAETARHTPLDYSHTFSAMTGADVHLKLELFQRTGAFKIRGATNRIATLSAEQRENGVVTASAGNHAQGVALAATRIGVDSTIVMPQHAPNSKVKATRSYGGRVVLHGEDYDEAAEKAHEIEREEGRTYVHAFDDDYVMAGQGTIGLEIYEDLPSVDTVVVPIGGGGLISGIATALKGKDEDIRVIGVQAEGASSVVESLRKGHRIEREGVETIADGIATRTVGERTFEVIKDRVDEVVTVTDSEIAVALTTLLERSKTLAEGAGAVALAALVEGKFDYDEGETIVPALCGGNIDLNTLTNVIMRGLVETGRYLKIRTVLKDRPGALEELVDVLSAQQTNIYAIEHDRTNRDVAMNDAEVELDLETRGPDHVEELLAALRDHGYVVDVLV, from the coding sequence ATGCTCTCGTTCGAGGACGTATTGGCCGCCCAGGACCGGGTGGCCGAGACGGCCCGGCACACGCCGCTGGACTACTCGCACACCTTCTCTGCGATGACGGGCGCGGACGTGCATCTGAAACTGGAACTGTTCCAGCGTACCGGCGCGTTCAAGATTCGCGGCGCGACCAACCGTATCGCGACGCTCTCCGCCGAGCAACGCGAGAACGGCGTCGTTACGGCCAGCGCGGGCAACCACGCGCAAGGCGTGGCGCTCGCGGCGACCCGTATCGGGGTCGACTCGACTATCGTGATGCCCCAACACGCGCCCAACTCGAAGGTGAAAGCCACCCGAAGCTACGGCGGCCGGGTCGTCCTCCACGGCGAGGACTACGACGAGGCCGCCGAGAAGGCCCACGAAATCGAACGCGAGGAGGGCCGCACCTACGTCCACGCCTTCGACGACGACTACGTGATGGCCGGACAGGGCACCATCGGCCTCGAAATCTACGAGGACTTGCCGAGCGTCGACACCGTCGTCGTCCCCATCGGCGGCGGCGGCCTCATCAGCGGCATCGCCACGGCGCTGAAAGGGAAAGACGAGGACATCCGCGTCATCGGCGTCCAAGCCGAGGGCGCCTCCAGCGTGGTCGAATCCTTACGGAAGGGCCATCGAATCGAACGCGAGGGCGTCGAGACAATCGCCGACGGCATCGCCACCCGAACCGTCGGCGAGCGAACGTTCGAGGTCATCAAAGACCGCGTCGACGAGGTGGTGACCGTCACCGACTCGGAGATTGCGGTGGCGCTGACGACGCTCCTCGAACGCTCGAAGACCCTCGCGGAGGGTGCGGGGGCCGTCGCGCTGGCGGCCCTCGTCGAAGGGAAGTTCGACTACGACGAGGGCGAGACCATCGTTCCGGCGCTGTGTGGCGGAAACATCGACCTCAACACGCTGACCAACGTCATCATGCGCGGCCTCGTCGAGACGGGCCGGTACCTGAAGATTCGCACCGTCCTCAAGGACCGCCCCGGCGCGCTGGAGGAACTGGTCGACGTGCTCTCGGCCCAGCAGACGAACATCTACGCCATCGAGCACGACCGGACCAACCGCGACGTGGCGATGAACGACGCCGAAGTCGAGTTGGACCTCGAAACCCGCGGCCCCGACCACGTCGAGGAACTCCTCGCCGCCCTGCGGGACCACGGCTACGTCGTCGACGTGCTGGTCTGA
- the rnz gene encoding ribonuclease Z: protein MRVTFLGTSGAIPTTQRNTSSIFVNREGDYLLFDCGEGTQRQMMRYGTGFAVDHLFVTHLHGDHVLGIPGLLQTFDFNDRDDPVAIHTPAGTRGNVKQLIEANGTTPSYPVRINEVSAGDTVLDRPEYEIRAIATEHRCASVGYVLAEDDRKGEFDREKAESELGIPPGPKYSKLHRGEAVEHDGRTVQPEEVVGPPRPGRTFVYTGDTLPTQSVIEASEGADLLVHDATFAEDRQGRARATAHSTAKEAADVAQAAGVRTLALTHVSTRYAGQTGRLGSEARDRFDGEVFVAEDGMERHVQFPDGDAE, encoded by the coding sequence ATGCGAGTGACGTTCCTCGGGACGAGCGGGGCCATCCCGACGACCCAGCGAAACACGAGCAGTATCTTCGTCAACCGGGAGGGGGATTATCTCCTCTTCGACTGCGGCGAGGGGACCCAGCGACAGATGATGCGCTACGGCACCGGGTTCGCCGTCGACCACCTCTTCGTCACCCACCTCCACGGCGACCACGTGTTGGGAATTCCGGGACTCCTCCAGACGTTCGACTTCAACGACCGCGACGACCCGGTGGCGATTCACACCCCCGCGGGCACCCGCGGTAACGTCAAGCAACTCATCGAGGCCAACGGCACGACGCCCTCCTATCCGGTCCGCATCAACGAGGTGTCGGCGGGCGACACCGTGCTGGACCGACCCGAGTACGAGATTCGCGCCATCGCCACCGAGCATCGCTGTGCGTCGGTCGGCTACGTCCTCGCCGAGGACGACCGCAAGGGCGAGTTCGACCGCGAGAAGGCCGAGTCGGAACTGGGTATCCCGCCGGGACCGAAGTACTCGAAACTCCACCGCGGCGAGGCCGTCGAACACGACGGCCGCACCGTCCAACCGGAGGAAGTCGTCGGCCCGCCGCGACCCGGCCGCACGTTCGTCTACACCGGCGATACGCTCCCGACGCAGTCGGTCATCGAGGCCAGCGAGGGCGCGGACCTGCTGGTCCACGACGCCACCTTCGCCGAGGACCGGCAGGGGCGCGCGAGGGCGACGGCCCACTCCACCGCGAAAGAGGCCGCCGACGTGGCACAGGCGGCGGGCGTCCGGACGCTGGCACTGACCCACGTCTCCACCCGCTACGCCGGTCAGACCGGGCGATTGGGGTCGGAGGCCCGCGACCGATTCGACGGCGAGGTGTTCGTCGCCGAAGACGGGATGGAGCGGCACGTCCAGTTCCCCGACGGCGACGCCGAGTAG
- a CDS encoding sugar O-acetyltransferase — protein MPSEKERMLRGDLYDADDPQLVAERNHARELTRRYNQTATDEDAERDAILTDLLGSRGEDCHVEPPFRCDYGSNVHVGENFYANFDCVVLDVCRVDIGKNCQLGPGVHIYTATHPLDASERIAGPEYGKPVTVGDNVWVGGRAVLNPGVTVGDDAVVASGAVVTEDVPDNVVVGGNPATVVKEL, from the coding sequence ATGCCCAGCGAGAAGGAGAGGATGCTCCGCGGTGACCTGTACGACGCCGACGACCCGCAACTCGTCGCCGAGCGGAACCACGCGCGCGAACTCACCAGACGCTACAACCAGACGGCGACGGACGAGGACGCGGAACGGGACGCCATCCTCACCGACCTCCTCGGAAGCCGCGGGGAGGACTGTCACGTCGAACCGCCCTTCCGCTGTGACTACGGCTCCAACGTCCACGTCGGCGAGAACTTCTACGCGAACTTCGACTGCGTCGTCTTGGACGTGTGTCGAGTCGACATCGGGAAGAACTGCCAACTCGGCCCCGGCGTCCACATTTACACCGCGACGCATCCACTGGACGCGAGCGAGCGAATCGCCGGTCCCGAGTACGGCAAGCCGGTCACCGTCGGCGACAACGTCTGGGTCGGCGGACGAGCGGTCCTCAACCCCGGCGTGACCGTCGGCGACGACGCCGTCGTCGCGTCCGGGGCCGTCGTCACCGAGGACGTGCCCGACAACGTGGTCGTCGGCGGCAATCCCGCGACGGTAGTGAAAGAGCTGTAA
- a CDS encoding zinc ribbon domain-containing protein → MFTLGELYVLVVTITALVALIAAVPVLLGIVREGRERWRTGGPPPTDETAGGSTDGGGTDDPADLPARRDCPHCGAANGPGFAYCQECVQRL, encoded by the coding sequence ATGTTCACGCTCGGGGAGTTGTACGTCCTCGTCGTGACCATCACCGCGTTAGTGGCGCTCATCGCCGCCGTTCCGGTGCTTCTCGGTATCGTCCGCGAGGGACGCGAGCGGTGGCGGACCGGCGGCCCGCCGCCGACCGACGAAACCGCGGGTGGGAGCACCGACGGCGGCGGGACGGACGACCCTGCCGACCTACCCGCCCGACGCGACTGTCCGCACTGCGGTGCGGCCAACGGTCCGGGGTTCGCCTACTGTCAAGAGTGCGTCCAGCGGTTGTGA
- a CDS encoding DUF7282 domain-containing protein, with protein MTGQKLRSLVLAAIAVTAVVAPAGVVMAQEQTGNQTETQAGNAPSVTFDDQTTNGTTVTVSNVTLPEGGYVVIHDELLEDGDALNSVIGTSEYLPPGQYDNVTITLYDVPGAEFGNETMTANDSATTTETETAGDSETTPVDDSATTTETETETETETETAGDSETTPVDDSESGALAQATETETATETETATESGETTETTTESGVADTETETETGTTETTTAEGVDTESESATATQMTLSGENRTLTAMLHVDSNDNETFDYITSLSIDDGPYVVDGEAVVDSANVTVESADNATESGTETTEAGTEAGTEATTETAETTTESGETTETETASAETTETATETGTSGESSG; from the coding sequence ATGACAGGGCAGAAACTCCGTTCGCTCGTCTTGGCGGCGATTGCTGTGACAGCAGTCGTCGCTCCGGCGGGCGTTGTGATGGCACAAGAGCAGACAGGTAACCAGACAGAGACGCAGGCGGGCAACGCCCCCTCGGTCACCTTCGACGACCAGACCACGAACGGGACGACGGTGACGGTATCGAACGTCACCCTGCCCGAGGGCGGCTACGTCGTCATCCACGACGAACTCCTCGAAGACGGTGACGCACTCAACAGCGTCATCGGGACGTCGGAGTACCTCCCGCCGGGACAGTACGACAACGTCACGATTACGTTGTACGACGTGCCCGGGGCCGAGTTCGGCAACGAGACGATGACGGCCAACGACAGCGCGACGACGACGGAGACAGAGACGGCCGGTGACAGCGAGACGACGCCGGTCGACGACAGTGCGACGACGACGGAGACAGAGACAGAGACGGAGACGGAGACGGAGACGGCCGGTGACAGCGAGACGACGCCGGTCGACGACAGTGAGTCCGGCGCGCTCGCGCAGGCAACCGAGACTGAAACGGCCACGGAAACCGAGACGGCCACGGAATCCGGCGAGACGACGGAGACGACGACCGAGAGCGGCGTGGCCGACACCGAAACCGAGACGGAGACCGGCACGACCGAGACGACCACGGCGGAGGGAGTCGACACTGAGAGCGAGTCCGCGACGGCCACGCAGATGACGCTGTCCGGCGAGAACCGCACGCTCACCGCGATGCTCCACGTCGACAGCAACGACAACGAGACGTTCGACTACATCACCAGCCTCAGCATCGACGACGGTCCGTACGTCGTCGACGGGGAGGCGGTGGTCGACAGCGCGAACGTGACCGTGGAGTCGGCCGACAACGCGACTGAGTCGGGCACCGAGACGACCGAAGCGGGCACGGAGGCTGGCACCGAGGCGACTACGGAAACCGCCGAGACGACCACGGAATCGGGCGAGACCACCGAGACTGAGACGGCGTCCGC
- a CDS encoding DUF2178 domain-containing protein, producing the protein MTATAHSTTTYRRTYFGLWAVATLAFVALIAADYPLVGVGVFAVGALAATVLQHRSQTVMFDERDTTVFQEAGANTVAVVGLSSAVAFPTLTALWALGLFDWPPWLAHLAWFVTGLFALWGLMLAVARAKR; encoded by the coding sequence ATGACTGCCACCGCACACTCCACGACGACGTATCGCCGCACCTACTTCGGCCTCTGGGCTGTCGCCACCCTCGCCTTCGTCGCCCTCATCGCCGCCGACTATCCGCTGGTCGGCGTCGGGGTGTTCGCCGTCGGCGCACTCGCGGCCACGGTCCTCCAACACCGCTCGCAGACCGTCATGTTCGACGAACGCGACACGACCGTCTTTCAGGAGGCGGGCGCGAACACCGTCGCCGTCGTCGGCCTGAGTTCGGCCGTCGCGTTCCCGACGCTGACGGCGCTGTGGGCGCTCGGTCTCTTCGACTGGCCCCCGTGGCTCGCACACCTCGCGTGGTTCGTCACCGGCCTGTTCGCCCTGTGGGGTCTCATGCTCGCCGTCGCGCGCGCGAAACGATGA
- a CDS encoding helix-turn-helix transcriptional regulator — MNNRLPALREERGESQADLAAAVGVTRQTINALERDRYDPSLDLAFALADHYDCAIEDIFSPER; from the coding sequence ATGAACAACCGACTCCCGGCCCTCCGCGAAGAACGGGGCGAGAGCCAAGCGGACCTCGCCGCCGCCGTCGGCGTCACCCGACAGACCATCAACGCCCTCGAACGCGACCGGTACGACCCGTCGCTGGACCTGGCCTTCGCGCTGGCCGACCACTACGACTGCGCCATCGAGGACATCTTCTCGCCAGAACGGTAA
- a CDS encoding PAS domain-containing sensor histidine kinase: MESAEPTELLLEYTQDKLAVVDESGTYTYVNGAGERILGFDRAELLGTNAFEYIHPDDRPAVLADFDAIVDTDEEFVAETSTYRHRTADGGWVWLESRMSNLTDAGLDGYVVSSREVTDRIEAEHERDATDRRLRELAHTTNDVLWMFDGDCSELLFCNPAYEDIYGRPVDELADDPLAFMECIYPPDRAAVEAAMERLSAGEPVDVEYRVNAERDYGVWVWVQGQPIVEDGEVVRIVGFTRDVTHRRRRERQLAVLDNFLRHNIRNDLNVVIGSAETLESHPDEDVSHRARLIRRAGDGLLQTAEKQREITQVISERPRAATADLATVVPDAVRPFRERYPDADIEVTVPDSAVVEGPKELGCAVAELVENGIRHDTSGALQVRVRVACVGDRVELTVSDTASAIPDLDRRVLLGDHDMSAVNHSRGLGLWLVYWVVDVAGGSIDLDTTETGNVVTVSLPRAE; encoded by the coding sequence ATGGAGTCGGCCGAACCGACCGAGCTACTTCTCGAGTACACCCAAGACAAGCTCGCGGTGGTCGACGAATCGGGGACCTACACGTACGTCAACGGGGCCGGGGAGCGAATACTGGGTTTCGACCGCGCCGAGTTACTGGGGACGAACGCCTTCGAGTACATCCACCCGGATGACCGGCCTGCGGTCCTCGCCGACTTCGATGCTATCGTCGACACCGACGAGGAGTTCGTCGCCGAGACGTCGACCTACCGCCACCGAACCGCCGACGGGGGCTGGGTCTGGCTGGAGAGTCGGATGTCGAACCTGACGGACGCGGGTCTCGACGGCTACGTCGTTAGCTCTCGGGAGGTGACCGACCGAATCGAGGCGGAACACGAACGCGACGCCACGGACCGCCGACTCCGGGAACTGGCCCACACGACCAACGACGTCCTCTGGATGTTCGACGGCGACTGCTCGGAACTGCTGTTCTGTAACCCGGCCTACGAGGACATCTACGGCCGACCGGTCGACGAGTTGGCGGACGACCCGCTCGCGTTCATGGAGTGTATCTACCCGCCGGACCGCGCTGCGGTCGAGGCCGCGATGGAGCGACTCTCGGCCGGTGAACCGGTCGACGTCGAGTACCGGGTCAACGCCGAGCGCGACTACGGCGTCTGGGTGTGGGTGCAGGGGCAGCCCATCGTCGAGGACGGGGAAGTGGTCCGCATCGTCGGGTTCACGCGCGACGTGACCCACCGCCGTCGCCGGGAGCGCCAACTCGCGGTGCTCGACAACTTCCTGCGACACAACATCCGCAACGACCTGAACGTCGTCATCGGGAGCGCGGAGACCCTCGAATCGCACCCCGACGAGGACGTCTCGCACCGGGCACGGCTGATTCGCCGGGCGGGCGACGGGCTCTTGCAGACCGCCGAGAAACAACGCGAGATAACGCAGGTCATCAGCGAGCGTCCGCGGGCGGCGACGGCGGACCTCGCGACGGTCGTTCCCGACGCCGTCCGGCCGTTCCGGGAGCGATATCCGGACGCGGACATCGAGGTGACAGTGCCAGATAGCGCCGTCGTCGAGGGGCCGAAGGAACTGGGCTGTGCCGTCGCCGAACTGGTCGAGAACGGCATCCGTCACGACACCTCCGGAGCGTTGCAGGTCCGGGTGCGCGTCGCGTGTGTCGGCGACCGCGTCGAACTGACGGTCAGTGACACGGCCTCGGCCATCCCCGACCTCGACCGCCGGGTCCTGCTCGGCGACCACGACATGTCCGCCGTCAACCACAGCCGCGGGCTGGGACTCTGGCTCGTCTACTGGGTGGTCGACGTCGCCGGGGGGTCCATCGACCTCGACACTACCGAGACGGGCAACGTCGTCACGGTGTCGCTGCCGCGGGCCGAGTGA
- a CDS encoding RidA family protein: MKRTVHTDDAPAAVGAYSQATTTDDLVFTAGQIALTPDGEMRADASVADQTEQALSNLRAVLDEAGSGLDDVLKVTVFLDDIEDFEAMNDAYETFFDDEPPARSAVGVAALPKGAAVEIEAVAVR, translated from the coding sequence GTGAAACGCACCGTCCACACCGACGACGCGCCCGCCGCTGTCGGCGCGTACAGCCAAGCGACGACCACCGACGACCTCGTGTTCACGGCGGGGCAAATCGCACTCACGCCCGACGGGGAGATGCGGGCCGACGCCTCGGTCGCCGACCAGACCGAACAGGCCCTCTCCAACCTCCGAGCGGTCCTCGACGAAGCGGGGTCCGGCCTCGACGACGTGCTGAAGGTGACCGTCTTCCTCGACGATATCGAGGACTTCGAGGCGATGAACGACGCCTACGAGACGTTCTTCGACGACGAACCACCGGCGCGGTCGGCCGTCGGCGTCGCCGCCCTTCCGAAGGGCGCGGCCGTCGAAATCGAAGCCGTCGCCGTCAGGTGA
- a CDS encoding ACT domain-containing protein, whose translation MDPDEFLADSTVTVSPERYAVVRTDREYPTAFATVRDQNETTVVVPEDNYDAADGEDAERGWRILTFEVVLPFELVGFLARVATALADAEVSVFALSAFSTDHLLVKDDDVDRAVRALAELGCDVKR comes from the coding sequence ATGGACCCCGACGAGTTCCTCGCCGACAGCACGGTCACCGTCTCCCCGGAGCGGTACGCCGTCGTCAGGACCGACCGCGAGTACCCGACGGCGTTCGCCACCGTCCGAGACCAGAACGAGACGACCGTCGTCGTTCCCGAAGACAACTACGACGCGGCGGACGGCGAGGACGCCGAACGGGGCTGGCGAATCCTCACCTTCGAGGTGGTCCTCCCGTTCGAACTCGTCGGCTTCCTCGCGCGGGTCGCGACGGCCCTCGCCGACGCCGAGGTGTCGGTGTTCGCCCTCTCGGCGTTCTCGACAGACCACCTGCTCGTCAAGGACGACGACGTGGACCGGGCGGTTCGGGCGTTGGCGGAGTTGGGGTGTGACGTGAAGCGATAG
- a CDS encoding Gfo/Idh/MocA family protein, translated as MTHRMVHVGLGGQGRHWVSEAIPPNIEAGRVEVVAAVDMDPDRHGYAEDELDLDADRCYTDLDTALSERDADFCSVVTPPAAHEPVVETALDHGLDILSEKPIADTLEASVRIAREVEAADAKMGITMSHRYDQDKTTFRRAVSEASPVDYLTARYTGNVRQRGYYSEYVHEMADMLLLDGAIHHLDMLASFVDAPCEQVYAETWVPDGADYDGDCTGFVTLRFADGTRAQYEGSYANATTLNGWGHEQFRAECKEETIVLDGREVERYPFDPDAVGDWNGVDEDDAETVPLADRPLWENAWLIEQFCGWLDGGDPMATRVEDNLQSMALVFAAIESSERGEAVDVQALLDEAKQNA; from the coding sequence ATGACTCATCGGATGGTACACGTGGGACTCGGTGGCCAAGGCCGCCACTGGGTCAGCGAAGCGATTCCCCCGAACATCGAAGCAGGCCGCGTCGAAGTCGTCGCCGCCGTCGACATGGACCCCGACCGACACGGCTACGCCGAGGACGAACTCGACCTAGACGCCGACCGCTGTTACACCGACCTCGACACCGCACTGTCGGAACGGGACGCCGACTTCTGTTCGGTCGTCACGCCGCCCGCGGCCCACGAACCCGTCGTCGAGACGGCGCTCGACCACGGACTCGACATCCTCTCGGAGAAGCCCATCGCCGACACGCTCGAGGCGTCGGTCCGCATCGCCCGCGAAGTCGAGGCCGCCGACGCGAAGATGGGCATCACGATGAGCCACCGCTACGACCAGGACAAGACGACGTTCCGCCGCGCCGTCTCCGAGGCCAGCCCCGTCGACTATCTCACCGCCCGCTACACCGGCAACGTCCGCCAGCGCGGCTACTACTCCGAGTACGTCCACGAGATGGCCGACATGCTGTTGCTCGACGGCGCGATTCACCATCTGGACATGCTCGCCTCCTTCGTCGACGCCCCCTGCGAACAGGTGTACGCCGAGACGTGGGTCCCCGACGGGGCCGACTACGACGGCGACTGCACCGGGTTCGTCACGCTCCGCTTCGCCGACGGCACCCGCGCCCAGTACGAGGGCAGTTACGCCAACGCGACGACGCTCAACGGGTGGGGCCACGAGCAGTTCCGCGCTGAATGTAAAGAGGAGACTATCGTCCTCGACGGCCGCGAAGTCGAACGCTACCCCTTCGACCCCGACGCCGTCGGCGACTGGAACGGCGTCGACGAGGACGATGCAGAGACGGTCCCACTGGCTGACCGCCCCCTCTGGGAGAACGCGTGGCTCATCGAGCAGTTCTGCGGGTGGCTGGACGGCGGCGACCCGATGGCGACTCGCGTCGAGGACAACCTCCAGTCGATGGCGCTCGTCTTCGCCGCCATCGAGAGCAGCGAACGCGGCGAAGCCGTCGACGTGCAGGCGTTGCTCGACGAGGCCAAGCAGAACGCGTAG